The following are encoded together in the Drosophila willistoni isolate 14030-0811.24 unplaced genomic scaffold, UCI_dwil_1.1 Seg169, whole genome shotgun sequence genome:
- the LOC6652700 gene encoding calcium release-activated calcium channel protein 1 produces MSGFKRSSLGNSLVQFPPPPPPSSTGPNLPKPRHHRTGSSSMSQSGEDLHSPTYLSWRKLQLSRAKLKASSKTSALLSGFAMVAMVEVQLNNDTKVPNGMLVAFAICTTMLVAVHMLALMISTCILPNIETVCNLHSISLVHESPHERLHWYIETAWAFSTLLGLILILLEIAILCWVKFYDLSPPAAWSACIVLIPVMIIFLAFAVHFYRSLVTHKYEVTVSGIRELEMLKEQMEQDHLEHHNNTRNNGLHYGASGDIV; encoded by the exons ATGAG TGGCTTTAAGCGTTCTAGCCTAGGCAACTCCCTAGTACAATTcccaccgccgccgccacccTCTTCCACGGGTCCAAATCTTCCCAAGCCCCGTCATCATCGCACCGGCAGCAGCAGTATGTCGCAATCTGGCGAGGATTTACATTCACCCACCTATTTGTCGTGGCGCAAATTACAATTGAGCAGAGCCAAGTTGAAGGCCTCCAGCAAAACATCCGCCCTACTCAGTGGTTTTGCCATGGTGGCCATGGTGGAGGTGCAGTTGAACAACGATACCAAAGTCCCAAATGGAATGCTCGTCGCCTTTGCCATTTGCACCACGATGTTGGTGGCCGTTCACATGTTGGCCTTAATGATCAGTACTTGCATCTTGCCAAACATTGAGACAGTTTGCAATCTGCATAGCATCTCGCTGGTCCACGAATCCCCGCACGAACGTTTGCACTGGTATATTGAGACAGCGTGGGCCTTTTCCACGTTATTGGGTCTGATACTCATCCTACTGGAGATAGCCATACTCTGTTGGGTGAAATTCTACGATCTAAGTCCACCGGCTGCTTGGTCGGCGTGCATAGTCCTGATACCCGTAATGATTATATTTCTGGCCTTTGCCGTGCACTTCTATCGATCCCTGGTGACGCACAAGTACGAGGTGACCGTCTCTGGAATACGTGAACTGGAGATGCTTAAAGAGCAAATGGAACAGGATCACCTGGAGCATCATAATAATACGCGCAATAATGGCTTACATTATGGAGCTTCTGGCGATATTGTTTAG